AACCCAATCATCGCTAGCTTCATACCGACACCTCCGTACCCTCCGTCGCGGCGTTCAATCGGTGCCTGACTTCGGCGGCGGCACCCATCGCTTCGAGACGCTCCCCGTGTTGGTTATGAGACATTCCGTAACCCCCGACGGGAAGACCACGAGGACCCTGATAAATCCTCAGTACGGTTTGATTTCTCCGGCGATAGCTGCTCGGGCAGGACCGGCGTAACGTGGATAGTGGGCGTCTACCGCGGTGTCAGCGGTCAGCAGTCACCAGTTCGTCCGACGACCGAGGACGAACACGAGGTAGGCCATCAGTAGCGCGCCGAGGAACGATTCGACGGTGGCGAGGGCTTGGGCGAATCCGGTGGCCGGTTGCAGGTCGCCGTAGCCGAGCGTAGTGAACGTGACGACGGAGAAGTAGACACTGGTAGCGATTTCGGCGACGGGGGACGGGAGCGAGAGCGAGGGAAACAGTCCGAGACCGATAGCGTCGGTGCCGGAGGTGTCCGTCGGGACGCGGATTTTACCGAGGAGGAGGTAGAGGACCGACCAGATGGCGATGACGACCGTCGAGACGCCGACCACGCGCCACGGACTCTCGCCGTGTTCCGACGCGACACCGTTGACGGCGTGGATGGCATACTGGAGGTAGTTGCCCTCTTCTCGGTTGTGGCGCTTCTGAGACTCCTTCTTTTTGACGTGGTAGTGGCGTGCGCGCTCGGTGAGGGCGTACTTCTCGTGGAGGTCTTGGAGGCGGCGGTAGGTCCAGACTGCCGCCTCGGTCGGCGTGGCGTCCCAGTCGTCCAGTTCGTCGAGGTCCTCGTACACGCAGGAGTCGCCGAACTCGGTGTCGCTGTCGATTCGCACGTCCGAGAAGTAGGTCTGGTAGAGTCGGGCGTCTTCGAGGGTGGTCTCTCTGAGGTCGGTACGGACGAGCGAGGCGTCTTCGAGGTTCGCGCCACCCAGTTTTGCCTTCCGGAGGTTCGCGTCTTCGAGGTCCGCGTCCCTGAGGTCGGCGTCCGCTGCTTCGCGTCTTCGAGGTTCGCGTCCGCGAGGTTGGCCTCCTTCAACCTCGCGTCCGGGGCGTCGATACCCCGGAGGTTCGCACCCCGAAGGTCGGCGTCCCTGAAATTCGCGTCCTCTAGGTCACCGGAACGGAGGTTGGCCTCCCGGAGGTCGGCCAACTCGAAGGCCGCGCGGTCGAGGGTGGCGTCTCGGAGGTCTGCATCCCGGAAGTCGGCCCCAGCGAAGTCCCCTCTCGTGAGGTCGGCCCAGCGAAGGTTCGCCCCCGAGAAGTTACTCCGGGGGAACGACCCCCTCTTCAGATTTCCGCCGAGGAGCGAACAGTCGGCGAACGAAGTCCCTTGCGTGACGGACACGAAAGCGAGATTCGAC
Above is a genomic segment from Halorussus caseinilyticus containing:
- a CDS encoding potassium channel family protein — protein: MRIDSDTEFGDSCVYEDLDELDDWDATPTEAAVWTYRRLQDLHEKYALTERARHYHVKKKESQKRHNREEGNYLQYAIHAVNGVASEHGESPWRVVGVSTVVIAIWSVLYLLLGKIRVPTDTSGTDAIGLGLFPSLSLPSPVAEIATSVYFSVVTFTTLGYGDLQPATGFAQALATVESFLGALLMAYLVFVLGRRTNW